Within the Trueperaceae bacterium genome, the region ACGACCATCCCCAGCAGGAACGCCGCGACCGCCTCGGGGAAGCCGAGCTCCTTCGCCGCGAGCGAGGCGACCAGCAGCGCCCCCAGGAGCAACAGCGCGAGCGCTTCGCCCTCGCGGTCCAGCAGCCGCTCGAGGGCGCCACGACCGACGCGGAGGAGCACGACGTACCCGACGAGGACCGCGGCGACGCCGACGAAGCGCCACGCGTCGCCGCCCGCCGTCGCCAACCCCAACCCCCCGAGAACGACCACCATCGCGAGGTCCTCGAAGACGAGGACGCCGAGCGTGCGTTCCGCCTCGGGGTACGCGATCAGGGCGCGCTCGCTCAGGAGTTTCGCGATCACGCCGCTGCTGCTGATGTACACCGCCGCCCCCAGGAACACCGCCCCCCACGCGCCGAACCCGAACGCCAGGCCGGCGAGGACGCCGACGAGGAGGTTGACGAGGTCGATCGAGCCCGCCACGAGGGTGGCGCGGCCGCCCTCCGCGAAGCGCTTCAGGGTGAACTCGAGGCCCATCGCGAACAACAGCAACAACAACCCGAGCTCCGCCAGGAGGTCGGTGACCGGCCCCGCCTCGAACGGCGCGAGCGGCCCCCCCGCCAGCGGGCCGTCCGCCAGCGGTCCGCCCGGCCCCACGAGCATGCCGAGCACGAGGAACCCCGCGACGCTGGAGATCCCCGCCTTGCGCGATCCCCACGCCGCGGCGTAGAGCGCGAGGGCGAGCAGCCCGAAGGTCCAGGCGGGGCTCACCGGGCGGCGTCGGTCCCCTCGATGACCGCCCGGGCGGCGTCGGTCTGCGCGTCGTCGCCGATCAACACCAGCACGTCGCCCGCCTCGAAGACCGCCTCGACGCCGGGGTTCGGTAGGGCCTCCTCCCCCCGGAGGATCGCGACGACGCTGGCGCCGGTCCGGCGCCGGAGGCGCGAATCGCCGAGCGTCCGCCCGACCAGGTGCGAGCCCTCGGGCACGTCGACCCACTCGATCTCCAGCGCCCCCAACACCAACTCCATGCGCTCGGGGTCGGGCGCCGCGACGGTCGGCGTGCCGACCAACGCCGCGACCTGTTGGCCCTCCTCCGGCCGCAACTTCACGACGTCGCAGGGGCGGTCCTCGTCCTCGAGGAAGTGGAACAGCTGCCGTTCGCCGTCGGGCTTGACGAGGATCGCGACGCTGCCCCCCGACGCGAGCGGCATCACGTACTTCTTGCCGACGCCCGGCAGCGTCGACGCGAACACCTCGGGTGCGTGCGGTGCGTCGTCCATGCCCGCAGGATACGCGTCAATCGACCAGGTCGTGCTCCAGCGCCCACCGCACCAGTTCGGCGCGGGTCC harbors:
- a CDS encoding cation:proton antiporter is translated as MSPAWTFGLLALALYAAAWGSRKAGISSVAGFLVLGMLVGPGGPLADGPLAGGPLAPFEAGPVTDLLAELGLLLLLFAMGLEFTLKRFAEGGRATLVAGSIDLVNLLVGVLAGLAFGFGAWGAVFLGAAVYISSSGVIAKLLSERALIAYPEAERTLGVLVFEDLAMVVVLGGLGLATAGGDAWRFVGVAAVLVGYVVLLRVGRGALERLLDREGEALALLLLGALLVASLAAKELGFPEAVAAFLLGMVVADSRHRDRVESTLASWLHVAAAVFFFDVGLHVDLAAAWAYLPQAAALLVLMMGTQLATGTLAGRATGLSRRGAVGHGLMLLPRGEFSLVILGLAAAAPQIPADVRVALYATVSAYVVASILVGSVVFARYDAISDRLARALRGPAARRRDAARRAELDAMRGGARRDGAAAGGGDRSVSRGRR
- a CDS encoding TrkA C-terminal domain-containing protein, which encodes MDDAPHAPEVFASTLPGVGKKYVMPLASGGSVAILVKPDGERQLFHFLEDEDRPCDVVKLRPEEGQQVAALVGTPTVAAPDPERMELVLGALEIEWVDVPEGSHLVGRTLGDSRLRRRTGASVVAILRGEEALPNPGVEAVFEAGDVLVLIGDDAQTDAARAVIEGTDAAR